The following proteins are encoded in a genomic region of Arachis stenosperma cultivar V10309 chromosome 4, arast.V10309.gnm1.PFL2, whole genome shotgun sequence:
- the LOC130974703 gene encoding uncharacterized protein LOC130974703 encodes MDYERVGAERKLQLQEIESLRLEAYENYRLYKEKVKVVHDKSIKRREFQPGDLVLLYNSRMRLMPGKLRSRWDGPYRVERVEPYRVFHLSHPSSSELIKVNGHRLKLFHGEKMAKNQELEIFLLEDPPTAED; translated from the coding sequence ATGGACTATGAGAGAGTCGGAGCTGAacggaagttgcaactgcaagaaaTAGAGAGCCTTCGCCTTGAAGCTTATGAAAACTACAGGCTGTATAAAGAGAAGGTGAAGGTTGTGCATGACAAGAGCATTAAGAGAAGAGAATTCCAACCAGGGGACTTAGTCCTACTTTATAACTCCAGAATGCgactcatgccaggcaagctgAGATCCAGATGGGACGGTCCATATCGAGTAGAGCGGGTGGAACCATACAGAGTCTTTCATTTGagccatccttcaagctctgaacttatCAAGGTCAATGGACATCGCTTGAAGTTATTCCATGGCGAAAAGATGGCGAAAAACCAGGAActagagatcttcctcttggaagatccgCCCACAGCAGAAgactga